TCTGCGAAGGCGGTCAGCAGGCGAGCTCCCCGCTCGACGTTCTTGAAGCGCACCTCGCCGCCCGGCTCGGTGATGCGCAGTTTCCAGCCGGGCGGAGTCTCCAGGAGTCGAATCTGTGTGACCGGGTCGTCGCCCTTGGCGTCGGCAACACTCCACCCGAGCGGAAGACCGGTGGCCGGCGCGGACCCGGTCATTTTCTCAACTGTCGAAACCACAACAACGTCGGAACGGCCACAAGGGTGGAAGAGGGCCGTCGGGTGGCCATCGTCAAGGAAAACGGCAGTAACCGAAATCTGGGCAGGCGAGCATCCGGCCGTGAGTAGGCAGCACAGCAGAATCAGGACGCCCGCGAGCGCCCGCCGGCCACGCTGCGCCAATGTCGTGTGCGCTTCTGACCCCATGAACCAACCCTGGCCGTCGTAGGTGGATCGAAGGCTCCGGTGGCGTAACGATCCGAGTTCGGCTGCATCGGTGCTCTCTCGCCGCCGAACCCTTGACCCGGTCAGGCAATCGGGCTTTTCACAATGCAAAGTGTCTTCGGTGACGCTGATGCGCCGATTCTCGTCGAACTCCCGCAAAAACCAGATCTACAAGGCGTTCCGGGAGGTCGGGCGCGTGATGCGGACCGTGGCGCTGCTGCGGTTCCTCGCCGACTCGGGGCTGCGGGCATGGGTGACCGCGGCCACCAACAAGGCCGAGGCCTACAACGGGTTCTCCGCCTGGACCCCGGTTCGGCAACCAGGGCGTGATCGCCGAGAACGACCCGGCCGAGCAGGAAAGTCGGTCAAATGGAACTCGCTGCTGTGCAACCTGATCGTGTTCCACACCGCGATCGACATGATGGAGGTCATCCGGAAGATGGTTGCCGAGGGGTGGCAGGTGACCGCTGAGGATCTGGCCCAGCTCTCGCCCTACCTGACCTCCCACATCCTCCGGTTCGGCGCCTACGCAACCGACGAACTCCACATCCCGCCGTACGTGTTCGCGATTTCTTACAAGAGCGACAGCTCACGACACGCTAATTTGGGGGCACCCCAAAGCAAAGGAGAGCCCCGTGGGCAAGGTGGTCATGTACAGCTCGGTGTCGGTGGACGGCTTCATCGCGGACGAGAATGACCAGCCCGGACCGCTGTTCGACTGGTTGTCCAGCGGTGACGTCCCGTTGGACGAGAGCGGCGTGCTAAAGGTGTCGCAGACGTCCTACGACTACACCCGGCCGTACTGGGACCAGATCGGGGCGACAGTCGCCGGCCGCCACGTCTTCGACATGACGGACGGCTGGGACGGGAAGCCTCCGAGCGGGATCGACCACGTGGTCGTCGTGACGCACCGGCCGAAGCCCGAGGGCTGGGACCCCGAGGCGCCGTTTCACTTCGTCGACGGCGTCGAGGCAGCCGTGGCCAAGGCGCAGGAGCTTGCGGGTGACCGCATGGTCGAGGTCGCCGCCGGCGACGTCGGTGGCCAGGTGCTTGCCGCGGGCCTGGTCGACGAGGTGCGCATGGACGTCGTACCCGTCGTGTTCGGGTCCGGCAAGCGCTACTTCGGGTCGGTCCACGCGCAGCACCTGTTGGAGGATCCTGACGTGGTGATTCAGAGCAACCGGGTGCTTCACCTGCGCTATCGGGTGCTCCGTTGACCGATCTGAGCGGGTACGCGATGAAGTCCACTGCGAACGGTGACACAAGATCGGGCCTCCGGCTGCGTTTGCGCATCGCTGTCCCTGGTCGGGCAGCCGACGCCGATCCGCCCCAGCACCTCACCTGCGGCAAGTTCACCTCAAGATCACTGGTTGCCGGTTTCCGTCGTATCTTTGGCCGACCCCCAGGAAGAGCGGCTTTTCACCAATGCAGGGTGTAGTCGCGGGGTCTGAATCCGCCTGTCTCGAGTAGGGATCGGGCGATGTAGTTGGTGAGGTTGCGGAAGCCGAGGGCGGAGCCGCGCAGGTGCTCCAGGCGGCCCGTTGATCGCTTCGGTTGGACAGTTTCCGCTCCGTGCTAACTGTCATGTCCCGGGAGGTGTGTCAAACGTGTGTCCCGGGACGTGTGTCATGGGGTGGGGGTGAGGCGGACGTAGCGGGTGTCGTTGGTGGTGGCATGGCCGATGGGGTGGCCGTCCGCGGTGTAGACGGTGATGTGGTGGTGGTCGCGGATGGCGGTGAGGTGGTGTCCGCGCCAGGCGCAGCCGATGCCGATGCGGGCGGGGCCGACGCGGATGGTTCCGGTGTCGGAGACGCGGGGTCGGTGGATGGTGGCGTCGGTTTGGATCGGTAGGGCTTGGGGTCCGCCGTGGTGTGGCGCGGTGTGCCAGGTGTGGTGTGGGGTTGCCCGGCCGGGTAGGGCGCTGTGGCGGCGGTGGTTGTAGTGCTCGCGGTAGGTGTCGAGCAGTCGTTGCAGTTGCCCCAGGGTGCGGGGTTGGTGGGGTTGCGCGGTGAGCCATTTCTTCAGGGTCTGGTGGTGGCGCTCGACTTTGCCGCAGGTCTGTGGGTGGTAGGGGCTGGAGTGGATCAGTCGGGTGCCGTGTTGGTGCAGGGTTTGGGCGAAGCGTGATGGGCCGGCGTTGTCGTGGCGATGGCGGCTGGTGAATGCGGCGCCGTTGTCGGACAAGACGATCGCGGGTGCGCCGTGGTTGGTGATGGCGTGGCCGATGGCGGCGATCGCGGCGGTGGCGGTTTCGGCGGTGGCGGCGTGGCAGGTCACGAGCATGCGGGTGCAGTCGTCGATGACGTCGAACACGGCGACGAGACGACCGTCGGTGAGAGTGATCATGGTCGCGTCGATCTGGTAGCAGTCGCGGGGTTGGGCGTAGGCGAAGCGGCGCCAGGAACAGCGGGGCCTCTTGGCAGGGTTGCGGTGCAGCAGGTCATGGCGCGACAGCACCCGGTTGATCGTGGATCGTGACGGCACCGACCACGCGGGGCTGGTCTCGGCGTGGATGCGCACCAGTTCGTCGTGGATGTGATCCGCGCCGTTGTCCACGCCCAACTCGGCGCGCAGCTTGCAGATCCAGGCGTCCAGTTCCGGCGGGGCCTGGCCCGGGCTGTGGTGCGGCCGGCTCGATCGGGCTCGCCACGCACCCTCGGCGTTGATCCGCGCCCGGTGTCGGTAGAACGTGCGCGGGTTGACCCCGTTGTCACGACACCACTGCTGCACGTTATCGATTTTCACCCCTGCGGTGAGCAGGGCATCCACCGCGCTCATGACCTGACGCCGAATCGCCATGGCTTGCAGTCAAGCCCGACAACGCACCCCCACCTACAAAGCTGATCTTGTGACACAGGAACCGGGACATGAACTGCGACAGAGGTCATGGGACTGAACAGGGTGCC
The nucleotide sequence above comes from Micromonospora sp. NBC_00389. Encoded proteins:
- a CDS encoding Tn3 family transposase; translated protein: MTLMRRFSSNSRKNQIYKAFREVGRVMRTVALLRFLADSGLRAWVTAATNKAEAYNGFSAWTPVRQPGRDRRERPGRAGKSVKWNSLLCNLIVFHTAIDMMEVIRKMVAEGWQVTAEDLAQLSPYLTSHILRFGAYATDELHIPPYVFAISYKSDSSRHANLGAPQSKGEPRGQGGHVQLGVGGRLHRGRE
- a CDS encoding dihydrofolate reductase family protein, giving the protein MGKVVMYSSVSVDGFIADENDQPGPLFDWLSSGDVPLDESGVLKVSQTSYDYTRPYWDQIGATVAGRHVFDMTDGWDGKPPSGIDHVVVVTHRPKPEGWDPEAPFHFVDGVEAAVAKAQELAGDRMVEVAAGDVGGQVLAAGLVDEVRMDVVPVVFGSGKRYFGSVHAQHLLEDPDVVIQSNRVLHLRYRVLR
- a CDS encoding DDE-type integrase/transposase/recombinase, producing the protein MAIRRQVMSAVDALLTAGVKIDNVQQWCRDNGVNPRTFYRHRARINAEGAWRARSSRPHHSPGQAPPELDAWICKLRAELGVDNGADHIHDELVRIHAETSPAWSVPSRSTINRVLSRHDLLHRNPAKRPRCSWRRFAYAQPRDCYQIDATMITLTDGRLVAVFDVIDDCTRMLVTCHAATAETATAAIAAIGHAITNHGAPAIVLSDNGAAFTSRHRHDNAGPSRFAQTLHQHGTRLIHSSPYHPQTCGKVERHHQTLKKWLTAQPHQPRTLGQLQRLLDTYREHYNHRRHSALPGRATPHHTWHTAPHHGGPQALPIQTDATIHRPRVSDTGTIRVGPARIGIGCAWRGHHLTAIRDHHHITVYTADGHPIGHATTNDTRYVRLTPTP